Genomic window (Pseudomonas sp. MM211):
GCCACGTCGGGTAGCGGCGTAAGCCAGCTGCATCGCCGGCACCGAACCGGCGAACTCAAAGGCGTAGTCGACACCGCCCTTGGTCAGTTCGCGAATGCGTGCCACGGCATCGGCATCCCGCGCATTCACCACATGGGTCGCGCCCAGCGCCAGAGCCAGGTCGAGCTTGCTGTCATGCACGTCCACCGCCACGATCGGGTTGGCGCCCGCCGCCAGCGCACCAAGCAAGGCGCTGAGGCCTACGCCCCCCAAACCGACGATCAGCGCTGACGCGCCGGGACGAACCTGGCCGGTATTGACCACCGCGCCGACGCCGGTAAGCACCGCGCAGCCGAACACAGCCGCCTCGACCGGATCAATATCGTCGCCAATCGGGATGCACGAGCGGGCGGAAACCACCGCGTACTCGGAGAATGCCGAGACGCCGCAATGGTGATTGACCGTCGCCCCGGCCTGGCTCAGGCGATGCCCGCCCTGCAGCAGCTCGCCCTTGCCATTGGCGCCATTGCCGGGTTCGCAGAGTGCTGGGCGGCCCTCCATGCAGGGCGAGCAGTGACCACAGCTGGGCACGAAGACCAACGCGACTTTCTGCCCGGGGCGTACGTTGTCGACGCCGGAACCGACTTCGACCACCTCGCCGCTGGCTTCATGCCCAAGGGCCATGGGCAGCGGGCGCGGACGAACGCCGGTGATGACCGACAGATCGGAATGGCAGAGGCCGGCGGCAATCATCTTCACCAGCACCTCGCCCGGCCCAGGCGGGGCCAGTTCGAGTTCGCTGATAACCAGCGGCTTGCTGTCCGCGAAAGGGCCTTCGGCGACCATTTCACGGAGTACGGCGGAGCGGATTTTCATTGTTGTTTCTCCAGCGCGAAGTTGTCGGATCGGCGATCAACCGTGGTGGCTGACCACCGTCTTGGTGACGCTGAACTCCTCCAGTGCGAGAAAGCCCTTCTCGCGCCCGTGGCCGCTCTTGCGCACACCGCCGAACGGCAGCTCGACGCCGCCCCCGGCGCCGTAGCAGTTGATGAAAACCTGGCCACCGACCAGGCGACGCGCCAGGCGCTGCTGACGCGCGCCGTTCTCCGTCCAGATGGCCGCCACCAGGCCGTATTCGGTGCCATTGGCCAGGGCCACGGCGTCGTCTTCGTCATCGAATGGCAACGCCGCCAATACCGGGCCGAACACTTCCTCGGTGGCCAACCGGTGATCACGCGGCACCGGCCCATAGAGCCGGGGTGCCACGTACCAGCCGTTGCTGGGCAGCCCTTCATCCCTACGGCCCTCCGCCGCCAGCGGCAGCCCACTGGCATCGCAATCGGCGATGAATGACTTGACCCGCTCGAACTGCGCACGGGTGATGATCGGGCCGCAATCGGGCGAAGCATCGGGAGCGCCCACACGCATTTCGCGGAAGCGTGCGGCGACCTTTTCCAGCACGCTGTCGAACACCTCGCGCTGGATCAGCAGGCGGCTGCCGGCCGAACAGGTCTGACCGGCGTTCTGAATGATTGCGCCAACGATGATCGGTACCGCCTTGTCCAGATCGGCATCGGCGAACACCAGTTGTGGTGACTTGCCGCCCAGCTCCAGCACGCATTTGACGTGGTTCTGCGCGGCGGCCTGCTGCACCTGCACGCCCACCTGAGGCGAGCCGGTGAAGGTGATCAGGTTGATGTCCGGATGCTCCGATAACGCAGCACCTGCTTCGCGGCCGAGCCCGGTGACGATATTCAGCGCCCCCGCCGGCAAACCGG
Coding sequences:
- a CDS encoding zinc-dependent alcohol dehydrogenase family protein; its protein translation is MKIRSAVLREMVAEGPFADSKPLVISELELAPPGPGEVLVKMIAAGLCHSDLSVITGVRPRPLPMALGHEASGEVVEVGSGVDNVRPGQKVALVFVPSCGHCSPCMEGRPALCEPGNGANGKGELLQGGHRLSQAGATVNHHCGVSAFSEYAVVSARSCIPIGDDIDPVEAAVFGCAVLTGVGAVVNTGQVRPGASALIVGLGGVGLSALLGALAAGANPIVAVDVHDSKLDLALALGATHVVNARDADAVARIRELTKGGVDYAFEFAGSVPAMQLAYAATRRGGTTVTAGLPHPNDQWPLQQLSLTAEERTIKGSYIGSCIPARDIPRYVGLYRAGKLPVNRLIGEKLKLDDINAGFDRLASGSGLRDLIVF
- a CDS encoding aldehyde dehydrogenase family protein, with product MSKLFIDGAWCAPLSQETLPVYSPADGQVYAEIGRGQAGDIDLAVKAARKAFEGEWGRYSATERGRVLVRIGNKVLEHIDELAKIEARDTGKPLALARKDIEALARYFEFYGGAADKVHGQVIPYLPGYSVSVVREAYGVVAHIIPWNYPAQMLGRTICPALAMGNASVVKPAEDACMTSLRIAELAVEAGLPAGALNIVTGLGREAGAALSEHPDINLITFTGSPQVGVQVQQAAAQNHVKCVLELGGKSPQLVFADADLDKAVPIIVGAIIQNAGQTCSAGSRLLIQREVFDSVLEKVAARFREMRVGAPDASPDCGPIITRAQFERVKSFIADCDASGLPLAAEGRRDEGLPSNGWYVAPRLYGPVPRDHRLATEEVFGPVLAALPFDDEDDAVALANGTEYGLVAAIWTENGARQQRLARRLVGGQVFINCYGAGGGVELPFGGVRKSGHGREKGFLALEEFSVTKTVVSHHG